Proteins encoded within one genomic window of Methanosarcina barkeri str. Wiesmoor:
- a CDS encoding bifunctional 2-polyprenyl-6-hydroxyphenol methylase/3-demethylubiquinol 3-O-methyltransferase UbiG: MDPCNIDWNEVWKGTLERQLKSNKNVDCSSIWQNKERARRFWKMFQDNNARVITEKRIKGMKLSSDSRVLDIGSGPGTLAIPIAQQVAHVTAVEPSEGMMNIMLENIKEYEIENIDCVHKDWEAVDVESDLSAPYDVVFASYSLGMKDIRTSVQKMIDASSRYIYLYWFAGETSWDAHSRRLWPFLHGCEYQPAPKCDVLYNVLYNMGIYPNVEVFPFEHVHRYSTFEEAVEDFKSYYNVTSSTQEPILRNYLKSILKVDNGNLIQKGWSTRVKMWWEKQTEDIRGLNEPIFPLENKRFCQA; the protein is encoded by the coding sequence ATGGACCCGTGTAACATTGACTGGAATGAAGTCTGGAAAGGGACGTTGGAAAGACAGTTAAAATCTAACAAAAATGTAGATTGTTCATCTATATGGCAGAATAAGGAAAGAGCCAGACGCTTCTGGAAGATGTTTCAGGATAATAACGCAAGGGTGATAACCGAAAAGAGGATAAAGGGCATGAAACTCTCTTCTGACTCCAGAGTTCTTGATATAGGGTCAGGACCCGGTACCCTTGCAATTCCGATTGCACAGCAGGTAGCTCATGTAACTGCTGTTGAACCTTCTGAAGGCATGATGAACATCATGCTGGAAAACATTAAAGAGTACGAAATCGAGAACATCGATTGTGTACATAAAGATTGGGAAGCCGTTGATGTCGAATCCGACCTTTCGGCTCCTTATGATGTGGTTTTTGCTTCTTATTCCTTGGGCATGAAAGACATACGGACTTCGGTTCAAAAGATGATAGATGCTTCTTCAAGGTATATTTATCTGTACTGGTTTGCAGGGGAAACTTCATGGGATGCGCATTCTCGGAGACTCTGGCCTTTCCTTCACGGATGTGAGTATCAGCCAGCCCCTAAGTGCGATGTTCTCTACAACGTTCTCTACAATATGGGAATCTACCCAAATGTTGAAGTTTTCCCTTTCGAGCACGTCCACAGGTATTCAACTTTTGAAGAAGCAGTTGAGGATTTCAAGTCGTATTACAATGTAACCTCCAGTACCCAGGAGCCCATTCTCAGGAACTATCTGAAAAGCATTCTTAAGGTTGATAATGGAAATCTTATTCAAAAAGGGTGGTCCACCAGAGTAAAAATGTGGTGGGAAAAACAAACTGAGGATATCAGGGGCCTTAATGAACCGATATTTCCTCTAGAAAACAAACGTTTCTGTCAAGCTTGA
- a CDS encoding ABC transporter substrate-binding protein — MDRNFKLILLTCMLLAVIGASACIGGEKDETAKGDSFGENSQELVVGISSDVNNWYLDKFADGDARFVWSQVYETLVRLDSNLNITPGLAESWETPDNGTTWLFHLRKNVTFHDGTSFNADSVVFSYSNKSYVRQAVLKPIKSVEALDNYTVKFVLQKPMSLPFYLTHVAWPIMGPGCLDKAGNFVKPIGTGPFKFESQTKDQEIVLIRNDAYWGNKSLLDKVIFKVIPDPSTQVMAFENGELDMIIKVPEYDVKRLEAKKGIQIQRKLSTFTDFLQFNCNKTPFNDTKVRQSVAYAIDTKALVNGVLNDIGKPAGGRPYSPNMMYSDPDLKTYSQDLDKSKALLKEAGWEDSNGDGILEKDGSPLNCTLLVSKGAWAARHTLMAQVVQEDLRKLGIDVEIQVLDEGAISKLEGVENFGMILRTGYFVWGPYPKHFFIHHSKSPYSHYYNETYDQLVDAADSTVDPQKQKELYYALQAFVIKEVPAFYLVHEEKVVATGPSVKGFVITAEDPWLDLSGVYLEKK, encoded by the coding sequence ATGGATCGGAATTTCAAGCTTATTTTACTAACCTGCATGCTGCTTGCAGTAATTGGTGCAAGTGCCTGCATAGGCGGAGAAAAGGATGAAACTGCCAAAGGAGACAGTTTCGGGGAAAACTCTCAGGAACTTGTTGTGGGCATAAGTTCAGACGTTAACAACTGGTATCTTGACAAGTTTGCGGATGGTGATGCCAGGTTTGTTTGGTCTCAAGTCTATGAAACCCTTGTAAGGCTTGACTCTAACCTGAATATTACCCCAGGACTTGCCGAGTCCTGGGAAACGCCTGACAACGGGACAACATGGCTCTTCCACTTACGCAAGAATGTGACCTTCCATGATGGTACATCTTTTAACGCAGATTCTGTCGTGTTTTCCTACTCTAACAAATCCTATGTGAGACAGGCAGTACTGAAACCGATTAAAAGTGTAGAGGCCCTTGATAATTATACCGTGAAATTTGTCCTCCAAAAACCCATGTCTCTGCCTTTTTACCTGACTCATGTAGCCTGGCCCATAATGGGGCCTGGCTGTCTTGATAAAGCAGGAAATTTTGTTAAACCGATAGGGACAGGGCCTTTTAAGTTTGAATCGCAGACAAAAGACCAGGAAATAGTGCTTATAAGAAATGACGCTTACTGGGGAAATAAGTCTCTGCTTGACAAGGTTATTTTTAAAGTTATCCCTGATCCTTCTACGCAAGTTATGGCTTTTGAGAACGGGGAACTGGATATGATTATCAAGGTTCCAGAGTACGATGTCAAGAGGCTCGAAGCCAAAAAAGGTATCCAAATTCAAAGGAAGCTAAGTACCTTTACGGATTTCCTTCAATTCAATTGCAATAAAACTCCTTTTAACGACACAAAAGTACGCCAGAGTGTTGCCTATGCAATCGATACCAAAGCCCTGGTGAACGGTGTTCTCAATGACATTGGAAAACCGGCAGGAGGAAGACCGTATTCTCCCAACATGATGTACTCTGACCCTGACCTGAAAACATATTCGCAAGACCTTGATAAATCAAAGGCTCTACTTAAAGAAGCAGGATGGGAAGATTCCAATGGGGATGGAATTCTAGAAAAGGATGGAAGTCCCTTGAATTGTACCTTGCTTGTAAGTAAGGGTGCATGGGCAGCCAGGCATACTCTTATGGCTCAGGTTGTGCAAGAAGACCTCAGGAAATTAGGAATAGATGTGGAAATTCAAGTACTTGATGAGGGAGCGATCAGCAAACTAGAAGGTGTGGAAAACTTTGGCATGATACTCAGAACTGGCTATTTTGTCTGGGGTCCCTATCCAAAACATTTCTTTATTCACCATTCTAAAAGTCCTTACTCTCACTACTACAATGAAACCTATGACCAGCTTGTAGATGCAGCAGATTCAACCGTAGATCCGCAGAAGCAGAAGGAACTCTATTACGCCTTACAGGCTTTTGTAATAAAAGAAGTCCCTGCTTTCTATCTTGTACATGAAGAAAAGGTGGTAGCAACCGGCCCTTCTGTAAAAGGCTTTGTGATAACAGCAGAAGATCCCTGGCTGGACCTTTCGGGAGTTTATCTTGAAAAGAAATAA
- the nikB gene encoding nickel ABC transporter permease: MWKYITKRLAMVSVVIAGVTLVSFFAMYLAPGDPAELIALERYGQDLDASQIESVREAEGLDAPVYFQYFIWLDHLLHLDLGRSIITSDDVLEEILLKLPATIELTVAGLLISLLIALPIGILSALQKNTLLNNCCAFFSLIGISIPNFWLGILLIWLFSLTLHIFPSYGYGSLSQLALPALTLGISMSSITARLTRASLMEVMEKEYILAARARGFDEYTVVLRHALKNALLPVVTFAGMQLGYLLGGAVIVETIFSWPGIGKLLVDSIFARDFSMVQGCVLFIAVLFSLSSLAVDILYAVLDPRIRYDMYD, from the coding sequence ATGTGGAAGTACATTACAAAGCGCTTGGCCATGGTATCAGTAGTAATAGCAGGGGTCACTCTTGTTTCTTTTTTTGCGATGTACCTCGCGCCAGGAGATCCTGCTGAGCTCATAGCCCTTGAGAGATATGGACAGGATCTCGATGCAAGCCAGATTGAATCCGTCAGGGAAGCAGAAGGACTTGATGCTCCTGTTTATTTCCAGTACTTTATATGGCTGGATCATCTCTTACATCTTGATCTTGGAAGATCTATTATAACCTCTGATGATGTCCTTGAAGAAATTCTCTTGAAGTTACCGGCGACTATAGAACTTACAGTTGCCGGCTTATTAATCTCTCTCCTAATCGCCTTACCGATAGGAATTCTGAGCGCTCTCCAGAAAAATACTCTGCTTAACAATTGTTGCGCGTTTTTTTCCCTGATAGGTATTTCTATCCCTAACTTCTGGCTTGGAATTCTTCTGATCTGGCTTTTTTCCCTGACTCTTCATATTTTCCCTAGCTATGGATATGGAAGCCTGAGTCAACTTGCTCTTCCTGCTCTAACCCTTGGAATTTCAATGTCTTCAATTACGGCCAGACTTACCCGAGCTAGCCTTATGGAGGTGATGGAGAAGGAATATATTTTGGCTGCACGTGCCAGAGGATTTGATGAGTATACTGTCGTTTTACGGCATGCACTGAAAAATGCCTTACTCCCTGTTGTTACATTTGCAGGAATGCAATTGGGTTATCTTCTTGGAGGAGCTGTTATTGTGGAAACAATTTTCTCCTGGCCAGGTATCGGAAAACTTCTTGTTGACTCGATCTTTGCAAGAGACTTCTCTATGGTTCAGGGCTGTGTTCTTTTTATCGCAGTGCTCTTTTCTCTTTCCAGCCTTGCAGTAGATATATTGTATGCAGTGCTTGACCCGAGAATCAGGTATGACATGTATGATTGA
- a CDS encoding ABC transporter permease, translated as MTCMIENIKMAEKLSMNKKRLSLWLSLWEFKKNKLALFGILFIAILCFLALFAPYISPNDPFVQKIDDQFLGPCHEYPLGTDEFGRCIFSRIIYGTRISLGIGILVVAATSIAGTSLGLLSGYKGGLFDEILMRGVDVILAFPNIILALMIAGLLGPGFLSVVLSLSLTQWPVYARLVRGQVLSLKKRDFVEATRALRPSNFYIMRKHILPNCMEPVIVLGTLEIAHVIIFASALSFLGLGIQPPTPEWGSMLKSGIPYLLTYPYLCFIPGLMIMLTVFAFNFAADGLRAGLGQSAKQEVLDR; from the coding sequence ATGACATGTATGATTGAAAATATAAAAATGGCTGAAAAACTTTCTATGAATAAAAAAAGGCTAAGTCTATGGCTAAGTCTATGGGAGTTTAAAAAAAACAAACTTGCGCTCTTTGGCATTTTGTTTATTGCTATCCTATGTTTTCTGGCCCTATTTGCTCCCTATATCTCTCCAAATGATCCTTTTGTCCAGAAAATTGACGACCAATTTCTTGGCCCCTGTCATGAATACCCTTTAGGAACTGATGAATTTGGACGCTGCATCTTTTCAAGAATAATTTATGGCACACGTATCTCTCTTGGCATTGGAATTCTCGTTGTTGCAGCTACATCCATTGCAGGTACCTCTCTTGGGTTGCTTTCAGGGTACAAAGGAGGCCTGTTTGATGAAATCCTTATGAGAGGTGTAGACGTAATACTGGCTTTTCCCAATATTATTCTTGCCCTTATGATAGCAGGACTGCTGGGACCTGGGTTTTTAAGTGTCGTCCTTTCCCTTTCCCTTACTCAGTGGCCTGTTTATGCAAGGCTTGTACGTGGACAGGTTCTCTCTTTGAAAAAGAGAGATTTTGTGGAAGCGACAAGGGCTCTTAGACCCTCAAATTTCTACATCATGCGAAAACATATACTTCCAAACTGCATGGAACCTGTAATCGTTCTTGGAACTCTTGAGATTGCCCATGTAATAATCTTTGCCTCTGCTCTGAGTTTTCTAGGACTTGGAATCCAGCCTCCTACGCCTGAATGGGGCTCTATGCTCAAATCTGGGATTCCCTACCTACTCACATATCCTTACCTTTGTTTTATTCCAGGTCTCATGATTATGCTTACAGTTTTTGCTTTCAATTTTGCAGCAGACGGATTAAGAGCCGGCTTGGGACAGTCTGCTAAACAGGAGGTGCTGGATAGATGA
- a CDS encoding ABC transporter ATP-binding protein codes for MSIPSFSTQFLSVENLSVSFKTSKGLVKANENISFEIKEGEIFGLIGETGCGKTTLGKALLRLLSNNARIEGRIVYRGKNILSLSEKEMRSLRGKEIGIMLQDPSVCFNPVLSIGSQIAEIYRYHEGMRKKDAKKKASEMLELVGIDSSRKSEYPHQFSGGMLQRVMIAVALALKPRLLIADEPTKGLDPDMKLQILEIITKLVRKENSSMLLITHDLDVATKLTDRTAVMYAGEIVEIGKTATVISDPKHPYTFALLHSLPEKGLMTVLGQSPSLISPPSGCRYHPRCSNQLADCSKIHPELLEHVDDHFVRCLLSEKNSKNVRRKDSKNVRREAQLIPDTPSPGCAEVGLWHC; via the coding sequence ATGAGTATTCCTTCCTTCTCCACTCAATTTCTTTCAGTAGAAAACCTGAGCGTCTCTTTCAAAACCTCAAAGGGCCTTGTAAAAGCAAACGAGAACATTTCCTTTGAGATCAAAGAAGGAGAAATTTTTGGGCTTATTGGAGAAACAGGCTGTGGAAAAACTACTCTTGGAAAAGCCCTTTTGAGGCTGCTCTCAAATAATGCAAGGATAGAAGGGAGAATCGTTTACAGGGGTAAGAATATATTAAGTCTTTCTGAAAAAGAAATGAGGAGCCTGAGAGGAAAGGAAATCGGGATCATGCTACAGGATCCTTCAGTCTGTTTTAACCCAGTGCTCTCTATAGGAAGTCAAATTGCTGAAATTTATCGATACCATGAAGGCATGAGAAAAAAAGATGCAAAAAAGAAAGCGTCAGAGATGCTTGAGCTTGTTGGAATAGATTCCTCAAGAAAGTCTGAATACCCTCACCAGTTCAGTGGTGGGATGCTGCAGAGAGTTATGATAGCAGTAGCGCTTGCTCTCAAGCCAAGACTTCTTATTGCAGACGAACCTACAAAGGGGCTTGATCCTGATATGAAATTGCAAATTCTAGAAATTATTACCAAGCTTGTCCGGAAGGAAAATTCTTCCATGCTCTTAATTACTCATGATCTGGATGTAGCCACTAAACTTACAGATAGGACTGCAGTGATGTATGCAGGAGAAATCGTTGAAATCGGGAAGACAGCAACGGTCATTTCCGATCCAAAACACCCTTATACTTTTGCACTACTGCATTCTCTTCCAGAAAAAGGGCTAATGACTGTTTTAGGTCAGTCTCCAAGCCTGATCTCCCCTCCTTCCGGTTGCAGGTACCATCCCCGATGTAGTAACCAGCTGGCAGACTGCTCAAAGATCCACCCTGAACTATTGGAACATGTAGATGATCATTTTGTCCGCTGCTTATTATCTGAAAAAAACAGTAAGAATGTAAGAAGAAAAGACAGTAAGAATGTAAGAAGAGAAGCACAATTGATCCCAGATACTCCCTCTCCTGGGTGTGCGGAGGTGGGCTTATGGCATTGTTAG
- a CDS encoding dipeptide/oligopeptide/nickel ABC transporter ATP-binding protein yields the protein MALLEVKNLKKHYYSGLFQIQVNKAVDGVSFRIEKGKTLGLVGKSGCGKSTLGRTVLRLLEPTEGSIIFDGQDISGLKGHSLKYLGTRMQIIFQNPKSCLNPKMKVYDIIAEPLKLHRLCAKDKELERVKELIEIVSLNEELLFRYPKELSGGQLQRIAIARVLSMKPELIVADEPTSMLDPLVQAQILSLLKGLQIKFKISFLFISHDIKVVEWMSDEIAFMEKGKIVNFKIVSR from the coding sequence ATGGCATTGTTAGAAGTGAAAAATCTGAAAAAGCATTATTATTCCGGGCTTTTCCAGATTCAGGTTAACAAGGCTGTAGACGGGGTCAGTTTTAGGATAGAAAAAGGGAAAACTCTAGGTCTTGTTGGAAAAAGTGGTTGCGGAAAATCCACACTTGGAAGAACAGTGTTGAGATTGCTTGAACCGACAGAAGGTAGCATTATCTTTGATGGTCAGGACATTTCAGGACTTAAAGGCCACTCTTTAAAATACCTGGGAACCAGGATGCAAATTATATTTCAAAACCCTAAATCATGCTTGAACCCAAAGATGAAAGTTTATGATATAATTGCAGAACCTTTAAAGCTTCACAGGCTTTGCGCTAAAGACAAAGAATTGGAGAGGGTAAAGGAACTTATTGAAATTGTATCCCTTAATGAAGAGCTTCTTTTTCGCTATCCCAAAGAGCTAAGTGGAGGTCAGCTTCAGAGAATTGCAATTGCAAGAGTCCTTAGCATGAAACCAGAATTAATAGTAGCGGATGAGCCTACTTCGATGCTAGATCCACTTGTCCAGGCTCAAATTCTTTCGCTTCTTAAGGGACTGCAAATCAAGTTCAAGATAAGTTTTCTGTTTATCTCCCACGATATTAAGGTTGTTGAATGGATGAGTGACGAGATTGCCTTTATGGAGAAAGGAAAAATTGTTAATTTTAAAATAGTGTCACGTTAA
- a CDS encoding RPA family protein produces MPGFFREVARRVFAQEMKDSNLTSRDESDQYAPQYVLTPTGAKVNRIFLVGTLIEKEDIGTDSEYWRGRVSDPTGSFLVYAGQYQPEAAQFLAECELPAFVAVVGKTSTYTTDDGNVLTSIRPESIQHVDELTRDLWVLDTAKQTLERIRAIESEEDQNSKLAKEHYSTDTGYYRTIVKKALESLKEME; encoded by the coding sequence ATGCCAGGTTTTTTCAGAGAAGTTGCCCGCAGGGTTTTTGCCCAGGAAATGAAGGATTCGAATCTGACCTCAAGGGATGAAAGTGATCAGTATGCTCCACAGTATGTCCTGACACCCACAGGAGCTAAAGTAAATCGTATCTTCCTTGTTGGCACACTTATCGAAAAAGAAGATATCGGTACTGATTCCGAGTACTGGAGGGGAAGAGTTTCAGACCCGACAGGTTCTTTCCTGGTCTATGCCGGACAGTATCAGCCCGAAGCTGCTCAATTCCTTGCCGAGTGCGAACTGCCAGCTTTTGTAGCAGTTGTGGGCAAAACCAGTACCTATACCACAGATGATGGGAATGTCCTGACTTCTATCCGTCCAGAGTCTATCCAGCATGTAGATGAACTTACCCGGGACCTCTGGGTGCTTGATACTGCAAAACAGACTCTTGAGAGGATAAGGGCAATTGAATCAGAGGAAGATCAAAACTCAAAACTTGCAAAAGAACACTATTCGACTGATACCGGTTACTACCGCACTATAGTCAAAAAGGCTCTTGAGTCTCTCAAAGAAATGGAATGA
- a CDS encoding replication protein A — MKQTAESIRDRFLKLGIDVPVEDIESRLDELITKFKVPSNEAQRSVTNYFLKKYSIPKNEFYTRQAEPQLTKIMDISENGQWANLKARVVQLWENTHESISQVGLLGDETGIIKFTAWKNAELPELEQGESYFFRSVVVGEYNDRFQVQLNKNTSIEKLDEAIGVGGGDFIPSARESELRNISDLAGGQWATVKGKVVQLWENSHESIEQAGLIGDPTGVIKFTNWASSELPDMEEGKSYMLKNVVVNEWGGKIQIQLNRSSSIEDLDEDIKVGSLTSTYFGAMVDIQTGSGLIKRCPECKRALVKGACPEHGKVKGEYDLRIKAVLDSGTSTQDILINRELTEKLSGLSLDTAIAMAADALDPGVVLDNLKQELLGRYYTVTGHKLDRYILVDSITPKTSLDIEMLDEMLALNETLTKLEVQ, encoded by the coding sequence ATGAAACAGACAGCTGAATCTATTCGAGATCGATTTTTAAAGCTTGGCATCGACGTACCTGTAGAGGATATCGAAAGTAGACTTGATGAACTGATTACCAAATTTAAAGTTCCTTCAAATGAAGCCCAGCGCAGTGTGACCAATTACTTTTTGAAGAAATATTCTATTCCTAAGAATGAGTTTTACACAAGGCAGGCTGAACCGCAGCTTACAAAGATTATGGATATTTCGGAAAATGGGCAGTGGGCAAATCTTAAGGCAAGGGTTGTCCAGCTCTGGGAAAACACACACGAATCAATCTCTCAGGTAGGGCTACTGGGGGATGAAACAGGAATTATAAAGTTCACTGCATGGAAAAATGCCGAACTGCCTGAGCTTGAACAGGGAGAGAGTTATTTCTTCAGGAGCGTTGTTGTAGGAGAGTACAACGACAGGTTCCAGGTTCAGCTTAACAAGAATACTTCTATAGAAAAGCTGGATGAAGCCATTGGAGTTGGAGGTGGGGACTTCATACCATCTGCAAGAGAGTCTGAACTCAGGAACATCTCCGATCTTGCAGGAGGCCAGTGGGCTACAGTTAAAGGAAAAGTGGTTCAACTCTGGGAAAACTCTCATGAATCGATTGAGCAGGCAGGGCTTATAGGAGATCCCACAGGGGTTATCAAATTCACTAACTGGGCCAGTTCCGAGCTTCCTGATATGGAAGAGGGCAAGAGCTACATGTTGAAAAATGTAGTTGTCAACGAATGGGGAGGTAAGATCCAAATTCAGCTTAACAGGTCAAGTTCCATAGAAGACCTTGATGAGGATATCAAAGTCGGATCCTTAACTTCCACATACTTTGGAGCAATGGTGGACATTCAGACCGGTTCAGGTCTCATAAAACGCTGTCCCGAGTGTAAAAGGGCTCTGGTTAAGGGTGCCTGCCCGGAGCACGGAAAAGTAAAAGGGGAATACGACCTGAGGATAAAAGCGGTTCTGGATTCCGGAACTTCCACTCAGGATATCCTGATTAACAGAGAACTTACTGAGAAGCTTTCAGGGCTTTCTCTCGATACTGCAATTGCAATGGCCGCTGACGCTCTCGATCCCGGGGTAGTGCTGGATAATCTAAAACAGGAACTGCTGGGCAGGTATTATACTGTGACCGGGCACAAGCTTGACCGCTATATTCTTGTGGATTCCATTACTCCCAAGACTTCTCTGGATATAGAGATGCTTGATGAAATGCTTGCGCTTAATGAAACACTTACCAAGCTGGAGGTGCAGTAA
- a CDS encoding type IV pilin N-terminal domain-containing protein, producing the protein MEGKKSRTLGEKCQAVSEVYGQILMVVVTIILAASLV; encoded by the coding sequence GTGGAGGGTAAAAAGTCAAGGACTCTTGGCGAGAAATGCCAGGCAGTCTCAGAAGTATACGGGCAAATATTAATGGTTGTGGTGACCATCATACTTGCTGCATCACTGGTGTAA